The following proteins are encoded in a genomic region of Candidatus Neomarinimicrobiota bacterium:
- a CDS encoding NADH-quinone oxidoreductase subunit B family protein: MSHAKDGSGNIVVASLNKLINWARSTSPWYFQFGLACCAIEMMATAASRHDLERIGMMPRSSPRQADVMIVAGTVTMKMALRVKRLYEQMANPKYVISMGSCATSGGPYCQYGYHVLKGVDLVVPVDVYIPGCPPRPEALIEGLLKLQEKILDERPIQDTVSKNLKTLFSKENKQSSATPSAVPAE; this comes from the coding sequence ATATCTCACGCAAAAGATGGCTCCGGCAACATTGTTGTTGCCTCGTTGAACAAGCTTATCAATTGGGCTCGTTCTACCTCACCGTGGTATTTTCAGTTTGGGCTCGCCTGCTGTGCCATTGAGATGATGGCCACTGCCGCCTCACGCCACGATCTCGAACGGATCGGCATGATGCCCCGTTCCTCGCCACGACAGGCCGACGTGATGATTGTAGCCGGTACCGTCACTATGAAAATGGCCTTAAGGGTGAAGCGCCTCTACGAACAGATGGCCAATCCCAAATACGTCATCTCCATGGGGAGCTGCGCCACCAGCGGCGGTCCCTACTGCCAATACGGCTATCATGTTCTAAAAGGTGTCGATCTGGTAGTCCCGGTGGACGTCTACATCCCCGGCTGTCCCCCAAGGCCGGAAGCGTTAATCGAAGGTCTGCTTAAACTTCAGGAAAAGATCCTCGATGAACGCCCCATTCAAGACACCGTCTCCAAGAACCTTAAAACGCTCTTTTCAAAAGAAAATAAACAGTCCTCAGCAACTCCTTCTGCCGTTCCCGCTGAATAA